From Deltaproteobacteria bacterium, one genomic window encodes:
- a CDS encoding MurR/RpiR family transcriptional regulator, giving the protein MKDPNILQLIKSRKDHYTPQQAKIASYLLGNYEKVAFLTATQLAKEIGVSQPTVIRFAQSLGFPKFNLFLAAFQELLTAELTSADRFNLSLVGGPSTSEGSSNIIIREIRTLTAFARDFPQEAFDRAVSMIAKSKNIYVLGTRGSASLAQYFRYFLNKVKRNVIAVTRGSTNEYDTLLHLKPEDLVVAIAFPRYPRETIELVRFCRQRGATIVGITDKINSPLYALSELALIIPVTFSTIFDSYCSAMCLFNMMVTEVGRANKEESAAMMREFEAMARDLEIFIREKRIKKHASDKNLPGNNQKRL; this is encoded by the coding sequence ATGAAAGACCCTAATATACTTCAACTCATCAAATCCCGGAAGGATCACTACACGCCACAGCAGGCCAAGATCGCAAGCTATCTTCTCGGCAACTATGAGAAGGTGGCCTTCCTGACCGCGACTCAGCTGGCCAAGGAGATCGGGGTCAGCCAACCGACGGTTATACGCTTCGCTCAATCCCTGGGTTTTCCGAAATTCAACCTGTTTCTGGCGGCCTTCCAGGAACTTCTCACGGCGGAACTCACTTCCGCAGACAGGTTCAATCTGAGTCTGGTGGGCGGTCCTTCCACCTCCGAGGGAAGCTCGAATATCATTATCCGAGAGATCAGGACCCTAACGGCCTTTGCCCGTGACTTCCCCCAGGAGGCCTTTGACAGAGCTGTATCCATGATCGCCAAAAGCAAGAACATTTACGTCCTCGGGACGCGGGGCTCTGCTTCTCTGGCTCAATATTTTCGTTACTTTCTCAACAAGGTGAAAAGAAACGTGATAGCCGTCACCAGGGGTTCAACCAACGAGTACGACACATTGCTTCACCTGAAACCCGAAGACCTCGTGGTGGCTATCGCCTTTCCCCGCTACCCGAGGGAAACTATTGAACTGGTCCGATTCTGCAGGCAACGCGGGGCAACCATTGTAGGGATTACGGATAAGATCAACTCTCCTCTTTATGCCCTCTCGGAGCTTGCCCTGATTATCCCTGTGACCTTCAGCACCATTTTTGACTCTTACTGCTCGGCCATGTGCCTGTTCAACATGATGGTAACCGAGGTGGGAAGGGCCAACAAGGAAGAATCCGCAGCCATGATGCGTGAATTCGAGGCCATGGCCAGGGATCTGGAAATTTTCATTCGCGAAAAGAGAATAAAAAAACATGCATCAGACAAAAATCTCCCCGGAAACAATCAAAAACGCCTTTGA